One segment of Salvelinus alpinus chromosome 1, SLU_Salpinus.1, whole genome shotgun sequence DNA contains the following:
- the LOC139551081 gene encoding serine/arginine-rich splicing factor 7-like isoform X4, which translates to MSHSSSRGSSRNTDCKVYVGDLGNGAAKGELERAFSYYGPLRSVWVARNPPGFAFVEYEDPRDAEDATKGMDGKVLCGSRIRVELSTGMSRKSRYGRPSRRHFDPNDRCYQCGESGHYAYDCSRFSKRGGGRRRSRSRSRSRSRSRGRRYRSRSRSNDRDRSGSPARSKSRSPVRRSRSPVRRSRTPVRRSVSRSRSRSHSRSVSRPRARSVSRSRSRSRSATTKKSRSRSPSQRKSPIPDAD; encoded by the exons ATGTCCCACTCGTCATCACGTGGCTCCTCGCGCAACACTGACTGCAAGGTCTATGTGGGTGACTTAGGCAACGGGGCTGCTAAGGGGGAGTTGGAGCGGGCGTTCAGCTACTATGGACCTCTGCGCAGCGTCTGGGTGGCCAGGAACCCGCCTGGCTTTGCCTTCGTCGAGTACGAAGATCCCAGAGATGCTGAGGATGCGACGAAGGGCATGGATGGCAA AGTGCTCTGTGGTTCTCGCATAAGAGTGGAGTTGTCAACGGGCATGTCTCGCAAGTCACGCTACGGCCGCCCCAGCCGTCGGCACTTCGACCCCAACGACCGCTGCTACCAATGTGGCGAGAGTGGCCATTATGCATATGACTGCTCTCGCTTTAGCAAGAGGGGAGGAGGCCGTCGCCGCAGCAG GTCCCGCTCACGATCTCGCTCAAGGTCCAGAGGAAGGCGTTACCGCTCACGCAGCCGAAGCAACGACCGTGACCG ATCTGGGTCCCCAGCACGTTCCAAGTCCAGAAGTCCAGTGCGCAGATCCAGGTCCCCAGTCCGTCGGTCCAGGACTCCAGTGCGCAGATCAGTAAG TCGCTCCCGTTCTCGCTCCCATTCCCGGTCAGTGTCCCGCCCCAGGGCGCGGAGCGTCTCCAGATCTCGCTCCAGGTCCCGCTCAGCCACCACCAAGAAGAG CCGATCTAGGTCTCCCAGCCA
- the LOC139551081 gene encoding serine/arginine-rich splicing factor 7-like isoform X2, with translation MTGLQWQRKRETRCKAVVENRKPLDSFLVGVRVLEQCYLGNPFNVSRKIWNVWRLEVFKMSHSSSRGSSRNTDCKVYVGDLGNGAAKGELERAFSYYGPLRSVWVARNPPGFAFVEYEDPRDAEDATKGMDGKVLCGSRIRVELSTGMSRKSRYGRPSRRHFDPNDRCYQCGESGHYAYDCSRFSKRGGGRRRSRSRSRSRSRSRGRRYRSRSRSNDRDRSGSPARSKSRSPVRRSRSPVRRSRTPVRRSVSRSRSRSHSRSVSRPRARSVSRSRSRSRSATTKKSRSRSPSQRKSPIPDAD, from the exons ATGACTGGGTTACAGTGGCAAAGAAAAAGGGAAACGAGATGTAAAGCTGTGGTGGAAAATAGGAAACCACTAGACTCGTTCTTAGTCGGAGTGAGGGTTTTGGAACAATGCTACTTGGGAAATCCGTTTAACGTCTCGAGGAAAATCTGGAATGTGTGGAGGCTGGAAG TTTTTAAGATGTCCCACTCGTCATCACGTGGCTCCTCGCGCAACACTGACTGCAAGGTCTATGTGGGTGACTTAGGCAACGGGGCTGCTAAGGGGGAGTTGGAGCGGGCGTTCAGCTACTATGGACCTCTGCGCAGCGTCTGGGTGGCCAGGAACCCGCCTGGCTTTGCCTTCGTCGAGTACGAAGATCCCAGAGATGCTGAGGATGCGACGAAGGGCATGGATGGCAA AGTGCTCTGTGGTTCTCGCATAAGAGTGGAGTTGTCAACGGGCATGTCTCGCAAGTCACGCTACGGCCGCCCCAGCCGTCGGCACTTCGACCCCAACGACCGCTGCTACCAATGTGGCGAGAGTGGCCATTATGCATATGACTGCTCTCGCTTTAGCAAGAGGGGAGGAGGCCGTCGCCGCAGCAG GTCCCGCTCACGATCTCGCTCAAGGTCCAGAGGAAGGCGTTACCGCTCACGCAGCCGAAGCAACGACCGTGACCG ATCTGGGTCCCCAGCACGTTCCAAGTCCAGAAGTCCAGTGCGCAGATCCAGGTCCCCAGTCCGTCGGTCCAGGACTCCAGTGCGCAGATCAGTAAG TCGCTCCCGTTCTCGCTCCCATTCCCGGTCAGTGTCCCGCCCCAGGGCGCGGAGCGTCTCCAGATCTCGCTCCAGGTCCCGCTCAGCCACCACCAAGAAGAG CCGATCTAGGTCTCCCAGCCA
- the LOC139551081 gene encoding serine/arginine-rich splicing factor 7-like isoform X1 produces the protein MTGLQWQRKRETRCKAVVENRKPLDSFLVGVRVLEQCYLGNPFNVSRKIWNVWRLEVFKMSHSSSRGSSRNTDCKVYVGDLGNGAAKGELERAFSYYGPLRSVWVARNPPGFAFVEYEDPRDAEDATKGMDGKVLCGSRIRVELSTGMSRKSRYGRPSRRHFDPNDRCYQCGESGHYAYDCSRFSKRGGGRRRSRSRSRSRSRSRGRRYRSRSRSNDRDRRNRSPSYSKRRSRSGSPARSKSRSPVRRSRSPVRRSRTPVRRSVSRSRSRSHSRSVSRPRARSVSRSRSRSRSATTKKSRSRSPSQRKSPIPDAD, from the exons ATGACTGGGTTACAGTGGCAAAGAAAAAGGGAAACGAGATGTAAAGCTGTGGTGGAAAATAGGAAACCACTAGACTCGTTCTTAGTCGGAGTGAGGGTTTTGGAACAATGCTACTTGGGAAATCCGTTTAACGTCTCGAGGAAAATCTGGAATGTGTGGAGGCTGGAAG TTTTTAAGATGTCCCACTCGTCATCACGTGGCTCCTCGCGCAACACTGACTGCAAGGTCTATGTGGGTGACTTAGGCAACGGGGCTGCTAAGGGGGAGTTGGAGCGGGCGTTCAGCTACTATGGACCTCTGCGCAGCGTCTGGGTGGCCAGGAACCCGCCTGGCTTTGCCTTCGTCGAGTACGAAGATCCCAGAGATGCTGAGGATGCGACGAAGGGCATGGATGGCAA AGTGCTCTGTGGTTCTCGCATAAGAGTGGAGTTGTCAACGGGCATGTCTCGCAAGTCACGCTACGGCCGCCCCAGCCGTCGGCACTTCGACCCCAACGACCGCTGCTACCAATGTGGCGAGAGTGGCCATTATGCATATGACTGCTCTCGCTTTAGCAAGAGGGGAGGAGGCCGTCGCCGCAGCAG GTCCCGCTCACGATCTCGCTCAAGGTCCAGAGGAAGGCGTTACCGCTCACGCAGCCGAAGCAACGACCGTGACCG GCGTAATAGATCCCCATCATACTCAAAGCGCAGAAGCAG ATCTGGGTCCCCAGCACGTTCCAAGTCCAGAAGTCCAGTGCGCAGATCCAGGTCCCCAGTCCGTCGGTCCAGGACTCCAGTGCGCAGATCAGTAAG TCGCTCCCGTTCTCGCTCCCATTCCCGGTCAGTGTCCCGCCCCAGGGCGCGGAGCGTCTCCAGATCTCGCTCCAGGTCCCGCTCAGCCACCACCAAGAAGAG CCGATCTAGGTCTCCCAGCCA
- the LOC139551081 gene encoding serine/arginine-rich splicing factor 7-like isoform X3, which yields MSHSSSRGSSRNTDCKVYVGDLGNGAAKGELERAFSYYGPLRSVWVARNPPGFAFVEYEDPRDAEDATKGMDGKVLCGSRIRVELSTGMSRKSRYGRPSRRHFDPNDRCYQCGESGHYAYDCSRFSKRGGGRRRSRSRSRSRSRSRGRRYRSRSRSNDRDRRNRSPSYSKRRSRSGSPARSKSRSPVRRSRSPVRRSRTPVRRSVSRSRSRSHSRSVSRPRARSVSRSRSRSRSATTKKSRSRSPSQRKSPIPDAD from the exons ATGTCCCACTCGTCATCACGTGGCTCCTCGCGCAACACTGACTGCAAGGTCTATGTGGGTGACTTAGGCAACGGGGCTGCTAAGGGGGAGTTGGAGCGGGCGTTCAGCTACTATGGACCTCTGCGCAGCGTCTGGGTGGCCAGGAACCCGCCTGGCTTTGCCTTCGTCGAGTACGAAGATCCCAGAGATGCTGAGGATGCGACGAAGGGCATGGATGGCAA AGTGCTCTGTGGTTCTCGCATAAGAGTGGAGTTGTCAACGGGCATGTCTCGCAAGTCACGCTACGGCCGCCCCAGCCGTCGGCACTTCGACCCCAACGACCGCTGCTACCAATGTGGCGAGAGTGGCCATTATGCATATGACTGCTCTCGCTTTAGCAAGAGGGGAGGAGGCCGTCGCCGCAGCAG GTCCCGCTCACGATCTCGCTCAAGGTCCAGAGGAAGGCGTTACCGCTCACGCAGCCGAAGCAACGACCGTGACCG GCGTAATAGATCCCCATCATACTCAAAGCGCAGAAGCAG ATCTGGGTCCCCAGCACGTTCCAAGTCCAGAAGTCCAGTGCGCAGATCCAGGTCCCCAGTCCGTCGGTCCAGGACTCCAGTGCGCAGATCAGTAAG TCGCTCCCGTTCTCGCTCCCATTCCCGGTCAGTGTCCCGCCCCAGGGCGCGGAGCGTCTCCAGATCTCGCTCCAGGTCCCGCTCAGCCACCACCAAGAAGAG CCGATCTAGGTCTCCCAGCCA